The genomic region TCATGCGGCGGCGGATCTCATCGAGTTCCGCGGGCATGCTGTCGTTCTCGATGCGCAGGCGCGAGGCGGCCTCATCAACGAGGTCGATCGCTTTATCAGGCAGAAAGCGGTCGCTGATGTAGCGGTCGCTCAGCGTGGCGGCGCTGACGATCGCGCCGTCGGTGATGCGCACGCCGTGGTGCGTCTCGTAGCGCCCCTTCAGGCCACGCAGGATGGCGATGGTGTCCTCCACCGTTGGCTCGCCCACCAGCACAGGTTGAAAGCGGCGTTCGAGGGCGGCGTCCTTCTCGATGTACTTGCGGTACTCGTCGAGCGTGGTCGCGCCGATCGTGCGCAGCTCGCCGCGCGCCAGCGCTGGCTTGAGCAGGTTGCCGGCGTCCATGCTCCCCTCGGCCTTGCCGGCGCCCACGACCGTGTGCAATTCGTCGATGAACAGGATGACCTGCCCCTCGGCCTGCTGTACTTCCTTGATGACCGCCTTCAGCCGGTCCTCGAATTCGCCGCGATACTTCGCACCAGCGATGAGAGCGCCCATGTCGAGCGCGACGATCTTCTTGTTAGCCAGCACCGCAGGCACGTCACCGTTCAGCATGCGGATGGCCAAGCCTTCGACGATCGCGGTCTTGCCGACGCCCGGCTCGCCGATCAGCACGGGGTTGTTTTTCGTGCGCCGGCTCAGCACCTGCATCGTGCGGCGGATCTCTTCGTCGCGCCCGATGACGGGGTCGATCTTCCCTAGCCGAGCCATCTCCACCAGATCGCGGCCATAACGCTCCAGGGCCTGATACTTGTCCTCGGGGTTCTGGTCCGTCACGCGCTGCCCGCCACGCACGTCTTTCAAAGCAGACAGGATCGTGTTGTAGTCGATCGCGTTGACCGAGAGGATTTCCTTCGTCTCGCTCTTCACGCTCGCCAGCGACAGCAGCAAATGTTCGGTTGAGACGTACTCGTCCTTCAACCGGTCGGCCTGCTTCTGCGCGTCGCTGAAGACGTCCTGCAGGGTGCGGCTCATGCCGAGCTGCGTGCCGGTGGCGCTGGGCAGGCGGTTCAGTTCGGCATCGATGATGCTCGACACCCGGCCCACGTTCGCGCCCACCTTCTGCAGCAACGGTCGCACGACGCCATCGGTCTCGCCGAGCAGCGCCGCCAGCAGGTGAAGGGGCAACACTTCGGCGTTGTTCCGCTGCTGCGCCAGTTCCTGTGCGCGTGCGACGGCCTCTTGAGCTTTCACGGTCAGTTTATCGAATCGCATGTCGGGGTAAGAGCAACGGTCGTGCCAGAATGTCCTAGTCGCACACCGTGCTAATCGGGGGATGTACGGGCACTTACGGACGTGCGTTTGCGGGGCGGTCTGCGCTCGACTGCAAGAGTGGCAGTGGAGCGAAGGTTGGCGCAGAAAGTGGCAAACGAGTGGGCTCCAACCGTGGCATGGGCGTCTCGCCCATGCGTGTGATGGGGCTGGCGGATTTGATTTGCTAGCGGCTGCGCGGCCGGAGCGATCTGCCACTAATCAAATCACTCTTGCTGTTCACACGCATGGGCGAGACGCCCATGCCACGGTAAATGCACGCTGCTCCTACGCCACCGGCGCTTGCTGGGCTTGGTCGACGGCGGCGGCGATGCCGTGGGTCCAGGGTTGGCCGTGGCCGGTGAGGACGATCTGGGCGTCGGTGGCGCGCAGGCGGTTCAGGCTGTGCTTCGCCTGATCGCTGTGGGCGGTGGCGCCGCGGGCGACCACGCGCGGGCCGGTGCGGCCGGTGTAGGGGTCCAGCAGCACGAACGCGTCGCCGGCGAACAGGACGTTACGGTCGGACAGGAACAGCGCGCTGTGCCCGATCGTGTGCCCGGGCGAGAAGACAACCTGCGGCCGGCCGGGCACGGAGAGCGTGTCGCCGTCCTTGTAGGCGTTGATGCTCTTGATCGGCTCCGAGCTCAGCATGCCCCACCAGACGAACGACGCCATCGCCGCGCTGCACGCCGGCCGCCAGGCGTAGTAGAGGCGGCTCTTCTCGTGCTCGTAGCTCAGCGGGTGCTTGGTGATCGGCCGTTCTTCTTCATGCGCGTAGACCGGAATGCCGAGCTTGGTTCGGGCGCGCTCGGCGAAGCCCACATGGTCGAAGTGCGCGTGCGTCAACACGATGGCTTTGATGTCCGACAGCGACCGCCCGAGTTGCGTCAAAGCCATCTGTAAAGAATCCCACGACGCCGGCAACCCGGCATCCACGATCGTCAGGCCCTCGTCTTCCTCGACGATGTACCAGTTAACGTACGAGTCTTCGATCCGATGAACGCCGGGCGCTACGTTGGGGGTAAACATGGTGCCCGTGGGCTTGCATGATGCGTGCCAGCGGGGTCGCGGTATTGGGTGTTCTGATGAGGCTGATTACGCGCCAAGAGCGCCAAGGCGCCAAGGACGCCAAGGTCGGAAAGAGAAGTTGAAGGGGATCTCTCTTGGCGCTCTTTCCTTGGCGCCTTGGCGTTCGTTCTGTTTTGTTAGAGCGTGTTAGGCACTTTCGGGGTCAGTAACGCAGGCGTGCGACGCTGGGTGCCACGGTTTGGTACTCCAAGCCGTGCCGGTACACGCAGACACGGCT from Tepidisphaeraceae bacterium harbors:
- a CDS encoding MBL fold metallo-hydrolase — its product is MFTPNVAPGVHRIEDSYVNWYIVEEDEGLTIVDAGLPASWDSLQMALTQLGRSLSDIKAIVLTHAHFDHVGFAERARTKLGIPVYAHEEERPITKHPLSYEHEKSRLYYAWRPACSAAMASFVWWGMLSSEPIKSINAYKDGDTLSVPGRPQVVFSPGHTIGHSALFLSDRNVLFAGDAFVLLDPYTGRTGPRVVARGATAHSDQAKHSLNRLRATDAQIVLTGHGQPWTHGIAAAVDQAQQAPVA